One genomic region from Bradyrhizobium icense encodes:
- the aepX gene encoding phosphoenolpyruvate mutase: MLRGEICSNRELSFLMEAHDALSGAIAKRAGFKGLWASGLSIACSLGYRDANEASWNQLVDVVERIVDSTELPVLVDGDGGFGNFNNARLLARKLRQRGAAGIALEDSCFPKMNSFVGDRHPLADIDEFSGRLRAVKDTVADDLVLVARIEALIAGHGMDEAILRASAYAAAGADAILIHSRKSTADEILSFASAWQNCLPVVIVPTKYYRTPVSAYRDAGISTVIWANHSMRAAIAAMRHVCGRIIAEDGIAGIEPDIATLDEVFDLLRYDELARAEARYLHPPDPRQ; encoded by the coding sequence ATGCTGCGTGGTGAGATTTGCTCCAACCGCGAGCTCTCCTTCCTCATGGAAGCTCATGATGCGCTCTCCGGCGCAATCGCCAAGCGGGCAGGCTTTAAAGGTCTCTGGGCCTCGGGCCTGTCAATTGCCTGCTCTCTCGGCTACCGCGATGCCAACGAAGCGTCTTGGAACCAACTCGTCGATGTGGTCGAGCGCATCGTGGACTCGACGGAGCTGCCCGTGCTCGTTGATGGCGATGGCGGCTTCGGGAATTTCAATAATGCGCGCCTGTTGGCGCGCAAACTCCGTCAGCGTGGCGCTGCCGGAATTGCGCTGGAGGACAGCTGTTTTCCGAAGATGAACTCGTTTGTTGGCGATCGGCATCCTCTAGCCGATATTGATGAATTTTCCGGCCGGCTGCGGGCAGTGAAAGATACAGTCGCGGACGACTTGGTCCTCGTGGCACGGATCGAAGCGTTGATCGCCGGCCATGGAATGGACGAGGCAATTTTACGCGCTAGCGCTTACGCGGCCGCGGGAGCCGACGCGATCCTCATTCACTCGCGTAAGAGCACCGCCGACGAGATCCTCTCGTTCGCGAGTGCCTGGCAGAACTGCCTGCCTGTCGTAATCGTTCCAACGAAATACTATCGAACACCGGTCTCTGCATATCGGGATGCCGGCATCTCCACGGTGATCTGGGCCAACCACTCCATGCGAGCTGCAATAGCGGCAATGCGACACGTCTGCGGCCGCATTATCGCCGAGGACGGCATTGCCGGGATTGAGCCAGATATCGCGACGCTCGACGAGGTATTCGATTTGTTGAGGTACGACGAACTCGCCCGTGCGGAAGCGCGCTATCTCCACCCCCCTGACCCACGGCAATAG
- a CDS encoding type II toxin-antitoxin system HipA family toxin encodes MTSEQKHTQAYVWVWLPDSTQPVVAGLLSASGKQLVYNYGQSYLRRNNAISLYEPELPLRRGVLPLLNGLNMPNCIRDAAPDAWGRRIIINRKFGSGGKDVDPGSLDELTYLLESGSDRIGALDFQASASNYVPREGAEVSLDELLNAATLVEKGVPLTAELDRALLHGSSIGGARPKAMITSGNKKFVTKFSSQNDLFGMVKAEFVAMRLASIIGLTAAPVALKRAAGKDVLLIERFDREKAQEGWRRKSMVSALTLLELDEMMARYASYEQLATVIRHRFTSPKETLKELFGRLVFNILSGNTDDHARNHAAFWNGAELTLTPAYDICPQNRTGGEASQAMLIMGQERASQIALCLKAAPLFLLNEGEAILIATAQIKTIKERWAQVCDEAALSEVDRNFLWRRQFFNPYAFIDAPEAITRLVG; translated from the coding sequence ATGACTTCTGAGCAAAAACATACCCAAGCCTATGTATGGGTGTGGTTGCCGGACAGCACGCAACCTGTCGTCGCGGGTCTCCTGTCCGCGAGCGGCAAGCAACTCGTTTACAATTACGGGCAGAGCTATCTGCGCCGGAACAATGCCATCTCGCTTTATGAGCCGGAATTGCCGCTCCGCAGGGGCGTCCTTCCGCTCCTGAACGGGCTCAACATGCCCAACTGCATTCGCGACGCGGCACCCGACGCGTGGGGCCGCCGCATCATCATCAATCGCAAATTCGGCTCAGGCGGAAAAGATGTCGATCCCGGCAGCCTTGACGAACTGACCTATCTCCTGGAGTCCGGATCGGACCGTATCGGCGCGCTCGACTTTCAAGCGTCTGCGTCGAACTATGTACCGCGCGAGGGCGCGGAAGTGTCGCTTGATGAACTCCTGAATGCGGCAACGCTGGTTGAAAAAGGTGTGCCGCTGACGGCCGAACTCGACCGTGCGCTTCTCCACGGGAGCTCCATCGGTGGCGCGCGGCCAAAAGCCATGATCACGTCCGGCAACAAGAAATTCGTGACGAAGTTCTCGTCCCAGAACGACCTCTTCGGCATGGTGAAAGCCGAATTCGTCGCCATGCGCCTCGCGTCCATCATCGGTCTCACCGCCGCGCCCGTGGCCCTCAAACGCGCCGCTGGAAAGGATGTGCTGCTTATCGAGCGCTTCGACCGTGAAAAAGCCCAGGAAGGGTGGCGCCGCAAGTCAATGGTCTCGGCGCTCACGCTGCTCGAGCTTGACGAAATGATGGCCCGCTACGCGAGCTACGAGCAGCTTGCGACCGTCATTCGTCACCGCTTCACGTCGCCCAAAGAGACCTTGAAGGAACTCTTTGGCAGGCTCGTGTTCAACATCCTGTCCGGCAACACTGACGACCACGCCCGAAACCACGCCGCTTTCTGGAATGGTGCGGAGCTTACGCTTACGCCCGCCTATGATATCTGTCCGCAGAATCGGACGGGCGGGGAGGCCTCGCAGGCCATGTTGATCATGGGACAGGAGCGTGCGAGCCAAATCGCGCTCTGCCTGAAAGCCGCGCCCTTGTTCCTGCTTAATGAGGGGGAAGCGATCCTTATCGCGACCGCGCAAATTAAGACCATCAAGGAACGTTGGGCGCAGGTGTGCGACGAGGCCGCGCTCAGCGAGGTCGACCGGAATTTCCTGTGGCGCCGCCAGTTCTTCAATCCCTATGCGTTCATCGACGCGCCCGAAGCTATCACGCGCCTCGTCGGTTAA
- a CDS encoding cytochrome-c peroxidase, whose amino-acid sequence MLASSQASTDDDLMRAARQIFKPIPSIMPAVKDNPVTHEKVELGKMLFFDPRLSASQIISCNSCHNLGTGGVDAGPTSVGHGWQQGPRRAPTVYNAVYNLAQFWDGRAADLKAQAKGPVQARIEMNATPDHVLNTLNSMSDYVVMFKKAFPNEASPVTFDNFAKAIEAFEATLITPAAPFDQYLEGDTTALNDQQKAGLKLFMETGCSSCHNGINVGGQGYFPFGVIERPGATLLPASDKGRYAVTEAASDEYVFRAAPLRNVALRAPYFHSGQVWSLKQAVGVMGETQLGIELSDKEKNDIVAFLNALTGQLPKIEYPKLPTRTDATPPPSLGR is encoded by the coding sequence ATGTTGGCCTCATCACAAGCTAGCACCGATGATGATTTGATGAGAGCTGCTAGGCAGATTTTCAAACCGATCCCCTCGATCATGCCTGCTGTGAAGGACAATCCGGTCACTCACGAGAAGGTCGAGCTCGGCAAGATGTTGTTCTTCGATCCGCGACTGTCAGCCAGCCAGATCATCAGCTGCAATAGCTGCCATAATCTTGGTACCGGCGGAGTCGATGCCGGTCCGACCTCGGTCGGGCACGGCTGGCAGCAGGGTCCACGTCGGGCGCCAACTGTTTATAACGCGGTATACAATCTGGCGCAGTTCTGGGATGGACGTGCCGCAGACCTCAAGGCGCAAGCTAAGGGGCCCGTGCAGGCGCGTATCGAAATGAATGCGACCCCAGATCATGTGCTCAATACGTTGAATTCGATGAGTGACTATGTGGTCATGTTCAAGAAGGCGTTCCCGAACGAGGCGTCGCCGGTCACCTTTGACAACTTCGCGAAGGCGATCGAGGCCTTTGAAGCGACTCTGATTACACCCGCTGCTCCTTTCGATCAGTACCTTGAAGGCGATACGACTGCTCTCAATGATCAGCAGAAGGCAGGATTGAAGCTCTTCATGGAAACGGGGTGCTCCTCTTGTCACAACGGAATCAACGTCGGTGGACAAGGTTACTTCCCGTTCGGCGTGATAGAAAGGCCGGGCGCAACCCTGCTTCCGGCCTCCGACAAGGGCCGATACGCGGTCACCGAGGCGGCCAGCGACGAGTACGTTTTCCGCGCCGCGCCGTTGCGCAACGTCGCGTTGCGGGCCCCATACTTCCATTCAGGCCAGGTTTGGAGCCTTAAGCAAGCGGTTGGCGTGATGGGTGAAACCCAGCTCGGCATCGAGCTTAGCGATAAGGAAAAGAACGATATTGTTGCGTTTCTGAATGCGCTAACTGGGCAGCTGCCTAAGATTGAATATCCGAAATTGCCCACGCGTACCGACGCGACGCCGCCGCCCTCTTTAGGCAGATAG
- a CDS encoding phosphocholine cytidylyltransferase family protein, with amino-acid sequence MTTNAPKKAVILAAGLGSRLRPLTNLRPKPLVKVNGTPILHNALRNLQAVGVEEVTIVVGYRKDAIQYACGSRFGELEIKYVESTVFDRTGSAYSLWLARDALLSGDCFLLEGDVFFEGDVLRYLMIGEATDVAAVAPFNESMEGSAVLLSDSGLISGFRMKQTAANLVGDGPRLFKTMNLLRFSARTLRAAIVPGLDDIIGSGATQAYIEELLAYLVERRGLKLAAARCDALRWYEIDSPEDLRIAERILAR; translated from the coding sequence ATGACTACCAATGCTCCCAAGAAAGCCGTCATTCTCGCGGCCGGCTTGGGCTCCCGCCTGCGTCCGCTGACCAATCTGCGCCCAAAGCCGCTGGTCAAAGTCAACGGCACTCCGATCCTTCACAACGCTCTGCGCAATCTGCAAGCCGTCGGAGTGGAAGAGGTGACGATCGTCGTCGGTTACCGGAAGGACGCGATTCAATATGCCTGCGGCAGCCGCTTTGGCGAGCTCGAAATCAAGTATGTCGAGTCGACCGTCTTCGACAGGACCGGCAGCGCCTATTCCCTGTGGCTGGCGCGCGACGCGCTTCTTTCCGGAGACTGCTTTCTTCTCGAGGGCGATGTTTTTTTCGAGGGGGATGTGTTGCGCTACCTGATGATCGGAGAGGCGACCGATGTAGCTGCAGTAGCTCCCTTCAATGAATCGATGGAAGGGTCGGCAGTTCTGTTGTCGGATAGCGGTTTGATCTCAGGTTTCCGCATGAAGCAAACCGCGGCAAACCTTGTTGGGGATGGTCCTAGACTATTCAAGACGATGAACCTGCTACGATTCTCGGCGCGGACTCTCAGGGCAGCGATCGTTCCAGGGCTGGACGATATCATCGGCTCCGGAGCTACTCAGGCCTACATCGAGGAGCTTCTTGCATATCTGGTGGAAAGGCGCGGCCTAAAGCTCGCAGCGGCGCGTTGCGACGCTCTCAGGTGGTACGAGATCGACAGCCCCGAAGATCTACGCATCGCAGAGCGCATTTTGGCAAGATGA
- a CDS encoding helix-turn-helix transcriptional regulator, whose product MPKTNRPVSPYAGDAAIRLGQLIRRGRIDRHMTVAALAERAGVSRGLMQRIEAGDTGCAIGAVFEAAAIVGVRLFDAGQVTMSREVESNREVMALLPKAIRSHRTEPDDDF is encoded by the coding sequence GTGCCCAAGACCAACCGTCCTGTCTCACCCTATGCTGGGGATGCCGCGATCCGGTTGGGGCAGCTCATCCGCCGAGGGCGCATTGACCGCCACATGACGGTTGCTGCCTTGGCGGAACGGGCGGGGGTCTCGCGTGGCCTCATGCAACGCATCGAGGCGGGCGATACCGGCTGCGCCATTGGTGCCGTATTCGAGGCCGCGGCGATTGTCGGCGTGCGCCTGTTCGATGCCGGCCAGGTAACGATGTCGCGCGAGGTCGAATCCAACCGCGAAGTGATGGCCTTACTTCCCAAAGCGATCCGCAGCCACCGAACCGAGCCCGATGATGACTTCTGA
- a CDS encoding outer membrane protein yields the protein MKNLLLVTCSIVALGAVAPAFGADLAAQPVYKAPPPQVAAAIYDWSGLYIGINGGWGFSDATGGTLGGHIGYRQQMGQAVFGIEGQGNWADFSGSNVSTTFALNTNRSTTDAFGLITGLIGYTSNNVLLYAKGGAAVTSNTHQVTSTLTGLASTDNTRLGAAVGAGVEVGFAPNWSVGVEYDHLFMPDANVSFTTAAGVVATDRIRQDFDLLTLRLNYKFSPPVLKY from the coding sequence ATGAAGAACTTGTTGCTTGTGACTTGCAGCATCGTCGCTCTTGGCGCGGTCGCACCCGCATTCGGTGCGGATCTCGCTGCGCAGCCCGTCTATAAGGCGCCACCGCCGCAGGTCGCGGCCGCGATCTACGACTGGAGCGGTCTGTACATCGGTATCAACGGCGGTTGGGGCTTTAGCGATGCAACGGGTGGCACCCTGGGTGGCCACATCGGCTATCGCCAGCAGATGGGTCAGGCGGTGTTTGGTATCGAAGGTCAAGGCAACTGGGCTGATTTCAGCGGCTCCAATGTCAGCACCACCTTCGCCCTCAATACTAACCGCAGCACGACCGACGCGTTCGGCCTGATCACCGGCCTGATCGGCTACACCTCCAACAACGTTCTGCTTTACGCCAAGGGCGGTGCTGCGGTGACGAGCAACACCCATCAGGTCACCTCAACCCTGACCGGACTGGCGAGCACCGACAATACGCGTTTGGGCGCCGCGGTCGGCGCGGGTGTGGAAGTCGGCTTTGCGCCGAACTGGTCGGTCGGCGTCGAGTACGACCACCTGTTCATGCCGGACGCCAACGTGAGCTTCACCACGGCCGCTGGTGTGGTCGCGACCGATCGCATCCGCCAGGATTTCGATCTCCTGACCCTGCGGCTCAACTACAAGTTTAGCCCGCCGGTTCTCAAATACTGA